One genomic window of Nitrospirota bacterium includes the following:
- the rpmB gene encoding 50S ribosomal protein L28, with product MARVCEICGKRRMVGNNVSHANNKTKRLFHPNLQRVRVSKNGSVRRIYICTRCLRSGKVKKVI from the coding sequence ATGGCGAGGGTATGTGAGATATGCGGAAAGAGACGTATGGTAGGTAATAATGTCAGCCACGCAAACAACAAAACGAAGAGGCTTTTCCATCCCAATCTCCAGAGAGTAAGAGTTTCTAAGAATGGTAGTGTAAGAAGAATATATATATGCACAAGATGCCTCAGATCAGGAAAGGTTAAAAAGGTGATCTGA